Genomic window (Brevibacterium paucivorans):
CCAGTCGTTCTTGGCGTTCGCGAACACAACAGGTGCGTGGTAGAAACCAGGCTCACCAACCTCCAAAGAGTCGCTGCCGTCATATGCGACGTCCACACCCTCCATAGAGCGACCGATTTCAATGTACTGCGCGATCTGGTCATACTGCTTTTCGTTGATCACACATCCGATGTCGGACGACTCGTCGCGTGGGTCACCGACCTTCATGCCCTTGATGCGCTCAACGAGCTTGCCCAAGAATTCGTCGTAGATGTCAGCGTGGATGAACAGACGCGAGCCCATGGTGCAAGACTGCCCCTGACGTGCAAAACGTGTCGACAGCAATACCTGATCCAGAACCTCGTCCGACATTGCGTCGGGGAACACGAGGTTGGGGCTCTTACCGCCCAACTCCATAGACGAGTGAGCGAGCCGGGAGCCTGCCACCTCGGCAACATGGCGACCCACGCCAGTGGAACCGGTGAAGGACACCTTGTCGACGTCAGGGTGCTGCGTGAGCGCTTCACCAATGACCGATCCCTTACCCGTGACAACGTTGAGAACACCAGCTGGGAGGATGTCGCCAATCACCTGAGCCATTCGCAGAATCGTCAGTGGGGCGTCTTCTGCACACTTAAGAACAATCGTGTTTCCAGCAGCCAAAGCTGCAGGGGTTTTGAACGCGGCGATCATGAGTGGCGAGTTCCACGGAAGAATACCGGCAACAACACCGAGTGGCACACGCTTGGTGAACTGCAACTGATCTGGCCCCGTTGGCAGGGTATTGCCTTTCACTTCGCCTGCAACTCCACCAAAGTAGCGGAACAGGTCCACGAGGATGTTGGTTTCTGGGCGGGCCTGCGTGCGAACCGCGTTACCGGTGTCCAAGGCAGTGAGCTGAGCGAGATCCTCAGATGCTTCCTCAAGTGCATCGGCACACTGGGTGAGCAACTTCTGGCGTTCCTTAAAGTGCAACTGTGACCATGCGGGGAACGCGGCGCGGGCTGCTTTGACCGCTACATCAGCGTCTTCAGCTTTTCCGTTAGGAACGGTTGCAATGACCTGGTTGCGGTCAATGGGAGTGATGACGTTTGAACGGTCACCGTCAACCGCTTCAACCCATTCGCCACCAATGAACATCTGCCAGTCTTGTGCCTGAGGGAAATCAGCCATGTCGATCCTTTCGTTGGATAAACCTCCCAGCCAGCATAGCGACACTGAGTGACGCGCGACACATCAGCCCACGATCTTCACACCCGAAAAATTTGCACACGGGCTGTGCGCCCTGCACTAGGCTCGAGAATATGGCTCTGACTGACATCATGGCCCCCGACTGGGCCCACGCAATGGAACCTGTAGCAGACAAGATCGCCCGCATGGGCGACTTCTTGCGCGCTGAGATCGCCCAGGACCGTGGCTATCTGCCTGCCGGGAACGCGGTTTTCCGTGCCTTTGAAGAGCCCCTGGCCAACGTCAAGGTTCTCATTGTGGGACAAGACCCCTACCCCACAGTTGGCCACCCCATTGGACTGTCGTTCGCAGTCGACCCGCACGTCCGCCCTCTCCCCCGCTCCCTTGCCAACATTTACCGCGAACTGTACGACGACCTCGGCGTTGAACCTGCCCAACACGGCGACCTGCAGGCGTGGCAGCGCCAAGGCGTTATGCTCCTCAACCGGGTTCTCACCGTTTCGCCAGGCGTCCCAGGGTCGCATAGGGGCGCGGGCTGGGAGGACATCACTGATCACGCAATCCGGGTATTGGCTCGCCGAGGTGGTCCGCTGGTTGCGATTTTGTGGGGCCGGCAGGCGCAGTCCCTGGCTCGCGAATTAGGGGACGTGCCCACCATCGAGTCGGCGCACCCGTCACCTTTATCGGCTTCCCGCGGGTTCTTTGGGTCGCGGCCGTTCAGTCGAGCGAATCAGATTCTTCAGGATCAGGGTTCTGAGCCTGTTGTTTGGCGTTTACCCGACGCTTCATAAACGGGCGCACAATAAAGTCACCCAGGATTGCTCCCACACCAATAGCAGCGTTCGCGGTCAGTGCGGCGAACAGGGCAGACAGACCGTTTGCAAGGCTCACGAATTCTTCCGGTTCAACGATCTTGTACACCGACGAGAAGATCGACAGACCTTGGAGGAGCGGGAAAATGGTGGGGATCATGAGCACGATGACCGGTGCGCCACGTTTG
Coding sequences:
- a CDS encoding aldehyde dehydrogenase family protein — its product is MADFPQAQDWQMFIGGEWVEAVDGDRSNVITPIDRNQVIATVPNGKAEDADVAVKAARAAFPAWSQLHFKERQKLLTQCADALEEASEDLAQLTALDTGNAVRTQARPETNILVDLFRYFGGVAGEVKGNTLPTGPDQLQFTKRVPLGVVAGILPWNSPLMIAAFKTPAALAAGNTIVLKCAEDAPLTILRMAQVIGDILPAGVLNVVTGKGSVIGEALTQHPDVDKVSFTGSTGVGRHVAEVAGSRLAHSSMELGGKSPNLVFPDAMSDEVLDQVLLSTRFARQGQSCTMGSRLFIHADIYDEFLGKLVERIKGMKVGDPRDESSDIGCVINEKQYDQIAQYIEIGRSMEGVDVAYDGSDSLEVGEPGFYHAPVVFANAKNDWQTSREEIFGPVLSVIRFETEEEVIAMANDSDYGLAAYVFTKDIDRALRVANAIESGWVQVNQGGGQQVGQSYGGMKTSGFGREASLEGMLEGFTQIKQINVAIR
- a CDS encoding uracil-DNA glycosylase — translated: MALTDIMAPDWAHAMEPVADKIARMGDFLRAEIAQDRGYLPAGNAVFRAFEEPLANVKVLIVGQDPYPTVGHPIGLSFAVDPHVRPLPRSLANIYRELYDDLGVEPAQHGDLQAWQRQGVMLLNRVLTVSPGVPGSHRGAGWEDITDHAIRVLARRGGPLVAILWGRQAQSLARELGDVPTIESAHPSPLSASRGFFGSRPFSRANQILQDQGSEPVVWRLPDAS